A stretch of the Lactuca sativa cultivar Salinas chromosome 9, Lsat_Salinas_v11, whole genome shotgun sequence genome encodes the following:
- the LOC111879400 gene encoding probable mediator of RNA polymerase II transcription subunit 26b isoform X3, with translation MAASKSAARMDYWREYFKSSNGDIFETIEKAIIVAASDYSKEFRIRRDGIAETLFSCKLIKCSGCDKVELGLPGDQEQQDLNVGNHQINNYDYGVAEALTDEIEEESLIFGEVMRIKEIVDNNQDESESVLYNSLRKLQLMNLSVETLKATEIGKSVNVVRKHASKDVRDIAKALIEEWKVMVDEWVVAIEKPTVVSEATPESLNPSVLDEEVEGEEEEGLPSPPLDDLAFFYPHSSLELSEFFDGMDDYGNLGNSTGYNKNRNDIRTEKQNVPKSKHQKPSNIPITVRKNEFKSEDLTKMKKKQPTVVKPVKPSVPESAPGTRVKPNPERKMQTVPKRPQQTVSHRNQRVSGEATTQDKFETAKRKLQERYQQAENGHKCPSH, from the exons ATGGCAGCTTCGAAATCTGCTGCACGAATGGATTACTGGAGGGAGTATTTTAAGAGCTCAAATGGCGATATATTTGAAACCATCGAGAAAGCAATCATCGTTGCTGCTTCGGATTATTCAAAAGAGTTTCGAATTAGGAGAGATGGCATTGCTGAAACTTTGTTCTCTTGTAAATTGATTAAGTGTTCTGGATGTGATAAGGTGGAATTAGGTTTGCCTGGAGACCAAGAACAGCAAGACCTTAATGTGGGTAACCATCAAATTAACAATTACGATTATGGAGTCGCCGAAGCTTTGACCGATGAAATCGAAGAGGAATCCTTGATTTTTGGTGAGGTTATGAGGATTAAAGAGATTGTCGACAACAATCAAGATGAG TCTGAATCGGTGCTGTACAACTCATTGAGAAAGCTTCAGCTTATGAATCTATCGGTGGAAACTCTCAAG GCAACTGAGATTGGAAAATCTGTCAATGTTGTTCGAAAGCATGCATCAAAGGATGTTCGCGATATTGCAAAGGCACTCATAGA AGAGTGGAAGGTTATGGTGGACGAATGGGTGGTTGCTATCGAAAAACCGACAG TGGTTTCTGAAGCTACACCCGAGTCTTTGAATCCTTCTGTTCTTGATGAAGAagtagaaggagaagaagaagaaggcctCCCATCTCCTCCTCTTGATGATCTTGCATTCTTTTACCCTCACTCGTCATTAGAGCTATCCGAG TTCTTTGATGGCATGGACGATTATGGAA ATCTTGGAAACAGTACGGGATACAACAAGAACCGTAACGATATTAGAACCGAAAAACAAAATGTACCAaaatcaaaacaccaaaaaccatCAAACATCCCAATTACAGTTCGTAAGAACGAGTTCAAATCTGAAGATTTAACAAAGATGAAGAAGAAACAACCAACTGTTGTGAAACCGGTCAAACCTTCAGTTCCAGAGTCCGCTCCAGGAACACGGGTCAAACCAAACCCGGAAAGGAAGATGCAAACTGTTCCAAAGAGACCTCAACAAACCGTGAGTCATAGA AACCAAAGGGTATCGGGCGAGGCAACTACTCAAGATAAATTTGAAACGGCAAAGAGAAAGCTCCAGGAACGGTATCAACAAGCGGAAAATG GACATAAATGCCCTTCTCATTga
- the LOC111879400 gene encoding probable mediator of RNA polymerase II transcription subunit 26b isoform X1, translating into MAASKSAARMDYWREYFKSSNGDIFETIEKAIIVAASDYSKEFRIRRDGIAETLFSCKLIKCSGCDKVELGLPGDQEQQDLNVGNHQINNYDYGVAEALTDEIEEESLIFGEVMRIKEIVDNNQDESESVLYNSLRKLQLMNLSVETLKATEIGKSVNVVRKHASKDVRDIAKALIEEWKVMVDEWVVAIEKPTVVSEATPESLNPSVLDEEVEGEEEEGLPSPPLDDLAFFYPHSSLELSEFFDGMDDYGNLGNSTGYNKNRNDIRTEKQNVPKSKHQKPSNIPITVRKNEFKSEDLTKMKKKQPTVVKPVKPSVPESAPGTRVKPNPERKMQTVPKRPQQTVSHRNQRVSGEATTQDKFETAKRKLQERYQQAENAKRQRTIQVMELRDLPKPKNGFPVRNQQNVRPGSNHNRHR; encoded by the exons ATGGCAGCTTCGAAATCTGCTGCACGAATGGATTACTGGAGGGAGTATTTTAAGAGCTCAAATGGCGATATATTTGAAACCATCGAGAAAGCAATCATCGTTGCTGCTTCGGATTATTCAAAAGAGTTTCGAATTAGGAGAGATGGCATTGCTGAAACTTTGTTCTCTTGTAAATTGATTAAGTGTTCTGGATGTGATAAGGTGGAATTAGGTTTGCCTGGAGACCAAGAACAGCAAGACCTTAATGTGGGTAACCATCAAATTAACAATTACGATTATGGAGTCGCCGAAGCTTTGACCGATGAAATCGAAGAGGAATCCTTGATTTTTGGTGAGGTTATGAGGATTAAAGAGATTGTCGACAACAATCAAGATGAG TCTGAATCGGTGCTGTACAACTCATTGAGAAAGCTTCAGCTTATGAATCTATCGGTGGAAACTCTCAAG GCAACTGAGATTGGAAAATCTGTCAATGTTGTTCGAAAGCATGCATCAAAGGATGTTCGCGATATTGCAAAGGCACTCATAGA AGAGTGGAAGGTTATGGTGGACGAATGGGTGGTTGCTATCGAAAAACCGACAG TGGTTTCTGAAGCTACACCCGAGTCTTTGAATCCTTCTGTTCTTGATGAAGAagtagaaggagaagaagaagaaggcctCCCATCTCCTCCTCTTGATGATCTTGCATTCTTTTACCCTCACTCGTCATTAGAGCTATCCGAG TTCTTTGATGGCATGGACGATTATGGAA ATCTTGGAAACAGTACGGGATACAACAAGAACCGTAACGATATTAGAACCGAAAAACAAAATGTACCAaaatcaaaacaccaaaaaccatCAAACATCCCAATTACAGTTCGTAAGAACGAGTTCAAATCTGAAGATTTAACAAAGATGAAGAAGAAACAACCAACTGTTGTGAAACCGGTCAAACCTTCAGTTCCAGAGTCCGCTCCAGGAACACGGGTCAAACCAAACCCGGAAAGGAAGATGCAAACTGTTCCAAAGAGACCTCAACAAACCGTGAGTCATAGA AACCAAAGGGTATCGGGCGAGGCAACTACTCAAGATAAATTTGAAACGGCAAAGAGAAAGCTCCAGGAACGGTATCAACAAGCGGAAAATG CGAAAAGGCAGCGAACGATTCAAGTGATGGAGTTGCGGGACCTACCGAAGCCAAAGAACGGTTTTCCAGTAAGAAATCAGCAGAATGTTAGGCCCGGAAGCAACCACAACAGACATCGGTGA
- the LOC111879438 gene encoding protein PLANT CADMIUM RESISTANCE 10 — translation MKEQIGYIPPRYIPLGQSDHEPSDLETSILPTNDQPPSPKKNDVPLEWSSGICACFDDLQSCIVGSVCPCFLFGKNAEFLESNSFMGPCTTHFIMCGIINTFCCFITGGLILAFPGCFTSCYACGYRKALRAKFNLQEAPCGDFVTHLCCHLCAVCQEYREIRERSLNIDPHASIVEITPPPLQTMD, via the exons ATGAAGGAGCAGATTGGGTACATACCACCCCGTTATATTCCCCTGGGCCAGTCTGATCATGAACCATCAGATCTAGAGACAAGTATacttccaaccaatgatcaacCTCCATCTCCCAAAAAGAATGATGTCCCACTGGAGTGGTCCTCTGGAATATGTGCTTGTTTTGATGATCTTCAGAGCT GCATTGTTGGTAGTGTATGCCCTTGCTTTCTTTTTGGAAAGAATGCAGAGTTTCTAGAATCCAACAGTTTCATGGGACCATGTACAACACATTTCATCATGTGTGGCATCATCAATACCTTTTGCTGCTTCATAACTGGAGGCTTGATTCTAGCCTTTCCTGGATGCTTTACTTCATGCTATGCCTGTGGATACCGCAAAGCACTACGTGCAAAGTTTAATCTGCAG GAAGCTCCATGTGGGGACTTTGTGACACATCTTTGCTGTCACTTATGTGCGGTGTGTCAAGAGTATAGGGAAATCCGTGAAAGGTCTCTCAACATCGATCCTCATGCAAGTATAGTAGAAATTACACCACCTCCTCTCCAAACAATGGATTAG
- the LOC111879374 gene encoding uncharacterized protein LOC111879374, with protein sequence MSDDVFDGQMLADKLSKLNSSQQSIESLSHLCMSQRKKAKQIVGIWHKSFKSAQKEQHVAFLYLANDILQNSRRKGSEFVSEFWKVMPSALKHVNEHGDANGKKAASRLVGIWDERKVFGSRGQNLKDEMLGKSPPTPLTTNGQTSTSTSTSNPIKIVKRDANSLRLKLAVGDIPEKIMTAMHAVHDESGMEDTALNNCEAAVRRFGNLERDIETQGVALGPSLVEEIQEQENVLEECVTQLETAERTRTSLISQLKQALQDQELKLDVIQSQLQVARHQIDDAVNLRKKLVSPSLPPTQNQPQPPPELTTESMSSYGTTTHVAEEDNKKAAAAAVAAKLAASTSSAQMLASALSSLVAEEAAAFNSPGLSIFSPEKRQKLEKPMPVSDLTNSNSDSGYFSNNQTPFPPPPPLPPSSMSSPANQFVQSSGLMMPPYVYGASSLPPPPPLPSHIAMGLMRPGHQQQQQQQNPSQPPPTNGGGYYRPPGIGFYGQGHQPTPPPPVPRQ encoded by the exons ATGAGTGATGATGTTTTTGATGGACAAATGCTGGCAGACAAGCTGTCTAAACTCAACAGTTCTCAACAAAGTATAGAAT CACTATCCCATTTGTGTATGTCACAGAGGAAGAAAGCCAAACAGATTGTTGGAATATGGCATAAATCATTCAAATCTGCTCAGAAAGAGCAACATGTTGCTTTTCTGTATTTAGCCAATGACATTTTGCAAAATAGTAGGCGGAAGGGCAGTGAGTTTGTGAGTGAATTTTGGAAGGTCATGCCTTCAGCCCTCAAGCATGTTAATGAACATGGTGATGCAAATGGGAAGAAAGCAGCATCAAGACTG GTTGGCATATGGGATGAAAGGAAGGTTTTTGGATCCCGTGGTCAGAATCTGAAAGATGAAATGCTTGGTAAAAGCCCTCCCACTCCATTGACTACCAATGGACAGACTTCTACTTCTACTTCTACTTCTAACCCCATCAAGATAGTGAAAAGGGATGCCAACTCATTGAGACTT AAATTGGCTGTGGGGGATATCCCAGAAAAGATAATGACTGCTATGCATGCGGTACATGATGAGAGTGGCATGGAAGATACCGCCTTAAACAACTGTGAAGCTGCTGTTCGCCGTTTTGGAAATTTGGAGAGAGATATTGAAACTCAAG GAGTTGCACTAGGACCTTCATTGGTAGAAGAGATACAGGAGCAAGAAAATGTACTTGAAGAATGTGTCACCCAGCTTGAAACTGCTGAAAGGACCAGAACCTCATTGATTTCCCAGCTTAAACAAGCACTCCAGGATCAA GAATTGAAGCTAGATGTTATTCAGAGCCAGTTGCaa GTTGCTCGGCATCAAATTGATGATGCTGTAAATTTAAGGAAGAAATTGGTATCACCTTCTCTTCCTCCAACCCAAAaccaaccacaaccaccacctgAACTCACAACTGAATCCATGTCTTCTTACGGAACCACCACGCATGTCGCAGAAGAAGACAACAAGAAAGCCGCCGCAGCTGCCGTCGCCGCCAAGCTTGCCGCCTCCACCTCCTCCGCGCAGATGCTTGCCTCCGCCCTCTCTTCTCTAGTTGCTGAGGAGGCTGCTGCCTTTAATTCCCCCGGATTATCCATATTCTCACCAGAAAAACGACAGAAGCTTGAAAAACCAATGCCCGTCTCTGATTTGACCAATTCCAATTCCGATTCCGGTTATTTCTCCAACAACCAAACACCattcccaccaccaccaccgctgcCGCCATCGTCCATGAGCTCTCCGGCGAATCAATTTGTTCAGTCCTCTGGATTAATGATGCCGCCGTATGTGTATGGTGCCAGCAGCCTGCCACCGCCACCCCCTTTGCCGTCACATATTGCAATGGGGTTGATGAGGCCTGGCCAccagcagcagcagcaacaacagaACCCGTCTCAGCCACCACCAACAAATGGTGGTGGATACTACCGGCCGCCAGGTATTGGGTTTTACGGGCAAGGGCATCAGCCGACACCACCACCGCCTGTGCCCCGCCAGTGA
- the LOC111879400 gene encoding probable mediator of RNA polymerase II transcription subunit 26b isoform X4, with the protein MAASKSAARMDYWREYFKSSNGDIFETIEKAIIVAASDYSKEFRIRRDGIAETLFSCKLIKCSGCDKVELGLPGDQEQQDLNVGNHQINNYDYGVAEALTDEIEEESLIFGEVMRIKEIVDNNQDESESVLYNSLRKLQLMNLSVETLKATEIGKSVNVVRKHASKDVRDIAKALIEEWKVMVDEWVVAIEKPTVVSEATPESLNPSVLDEEVEGEEEEGLPSPPLDDLAFFYPHSSLELSEFFDGMDDYGNLGNSTGYNKNRNDIRTEKQNVPKSKHQKPSNIPITVRKNEFKSEDLTKMKKKQPTVVKPVKPSVPESAPGTRVKPNPERKMQTVPKRPQQTNQRVSGEATTQDKFETAKRKLQERYQQAENGHKCPSH; encoded by the exons ATGGCAGCTTCGAAATCTGCTGCACGAATGGATTACTGGAGGGAGTATTTTAAGAGCTCAAATGGCGATATATTTGAAACCATCGAGAAAGCAATCATCGTTGCTGCTTCGGATTATTCAAAAGAGTTTCGAATTAGGAGAGATGGCATTGCTGAAACTTTGTTCTCTTGTAAATTGATTAAGTGTTCTGGATGTGATAAGGTGGAATTAGGTTTGCCTGGAGACCAAGAACAGCAAGACCTTAATGTGGGTAACCATCAAATTAACAATTACGATTATGGAGTCGCCGAAGCTTTGACCGATGAAATCGAAGAGGAATCCTTGATTTTTGGTGAGGTTATGAGGATTAAAGAGATTGTCGACAACAATCAAGATGAG TCTGAATCGGTGCTGTACAACTCATTGAGAAAGCTTCAGCTTATGAATCTATCGGTGGAAACTCTCAAG GCAACTGAGATTGGAAAATCTGTCAATGTTGTTCGAAAGCATGCATCAAAGGATGTTCGCGATATTGCAAAGGCACTCATAGA AGAGTGGAAGGTTATGGTGGACGAATGGGTGGTTGCTATCGAAAAACCGACAG TGGTTTCTGAAGCTACACCCGAGTCTTTGAATCCTTCTGTTCTTGATGAAGAagtagaaggagaagaagaagaaggcctCCCATCTCCTCCTCTTGATGATCTTGCATTCTTTTACCCTCACTCGTCATTAGAGCTATCCGAG TTCTTTGATGGCATGGACGATTATGGAA ATCTTGGAAACAGTACGGGATACAACAAGAACCGTAACGATATTAGAACCGAAAAACAAAATGTACCAaaatcaaaacaccaaaaaccatCAAACATCCCAATTACAGTTCGTAAGAACGAGTTCAAATCTGAAGATTTAACAAAGATGAAGAAGAAACAACCAACTGTTGTGAAACCGGTCAAACCTTCAGTTCCAGAGTCCGCTCCAGGAACACGGGTCAAACCAAACCCGGAAAGGAAGATGCAAACTGTTCCAAAGAGACCTCAACAAACC AACCAAAGGGTATCGGGCGAGGCAACTACTCAAGATAAATTTGAAACGGCAAAGAGAAAGCTCCAGGAACGGTATCAACAAGCGGAAAATG GACATAAATGCCCTTCTCATTga
- the LOC111879400 gene encoding probable mediator of RNA polymerase II transcription subunit 26b isoform X2, translated as MAASKSAARMDYWREYFKSSNGDIFETIEKAIIVAASDYSKEFRIRRDGIAETLFSCKLIKCSGCDKVELGLPGDQEQQDLNVGNHQINNYDYGVAEALTDEIEEESLIFGEVMRIKEIVDNNQDESESVLYNSLRKLQLMNLSVETLKATEIGKSVNVVRKHASKDVRDIAKALIEEWKVMVDEWVVAIEKPTVVSEATPESLNPSVLDEEVEGEEEEGLPSPPLDDLAFFYPHSSLELSEFFDGMDDYGNLGNSTGYNKNRNDIRTEKQNVPKSKHQKPSNIPITVRKNEFKSEDLTKMKKKQPTVVKPVKPSVPESAPGTRVKPNPERKMQTVPKRPQQTNQRVSGEATTQDKFETAKRKLQERYQQAENAKRQRTIQVMELRDLPKPKNGFPVRNQQNVRPGSNHNRHR; from the exons ATGGCAGCTTCGAAATCTGCTGCACGAATGGATTACTGGAGGGAGTATTTTAAGAGCTCAAATGGCGATATATTTGAAACCATCGAGAAAGCAATCATCGTTGCTGCTTCGGATTATTCAAAAGAGTTTCGAATTAGGAGAGATGGCATTGCTGAAACTTTGTTCTCTTGTAAATTGATTAAGTGTTCTGGATGTGATAAGGTGGAATTAGGTTTGCCTGGAGACCAAGAACAGCAAGACCTTAATGTGGGTAACCATCAAATTAACAATTACGATTATGGAGTCGCCGAAGCTTTGACCGATGAAATCGAAGAGGAATCCTTGATTTTTGGTGAGGTTATGAGGATTAAAGAGATTGTCGACAACAATCAAGATGAG TCTGAATCGGTGCTGTACAACTCATTGAGAAAGCTTCAGCTTATGAATCTATCGGTGGAAACTCTCAAG GCAACTGAGATTGGAAAATCTGTCAATGTTGTTCGAAAGCATGCATCAAAGGATGTTCGCGATATTGCAAAGGCACTCATAGA AGAGTGGAAGGTTATGGTGGACGAATGGGTGGTTGCTATCGAAAAACCGACAG TGGTTTCTGAAGCTACACCCGAGTCTTTGAATCCTTCTGTTCTTGATGAAGAagtagaaggagaagaagaagaaggcctCCCATCTCCTCCTCTTGATGATCTTGCATTCTTTTACCCTCACTCGTCATTAGAGCTATCCGAG TTCTTTGATGGCATGGACGATTATGGAA ATCTTGGAAACAGTACGGGATACAACAAGAACCGTAACGATATTAGAACCGAAAAACAAAATGTACCAaaatcaaaacaccaaaaaccatCAAACATCCCAATTACAGTTCGTAAGAACGAGTTCAAATCTGAAGATTTAACAAAGATGAAGAAGAAACAACCAACTGTTGTGAAACCGGTCAAACCTTCAGTTCCAGAGTCCGCTCCAGGAACACGGGTCAAACCAAACCCGGAAAGGAAGATGCAAACTGTTCCAAAGAGACCTCAACAAACC AACCAAAGGGTATCGGGCGAGGCAACTACTCAAGATAAATTTGAAACGGCAAAGAGAAAGCTCCAGGAACGGTATCAACAAGCGGAAAATG CGAAAAGGCAGCGAACGATTCAAGTGATGGAGTTGCGGGACCTACCGAAGCCAAAGAACGGTTTTCCAGTAAGAAATCAGCAGAATGTTAGGCCCGGAAGCAACCACAACAGACATCGGTGA